From a single Lolium rigidum isolate FL_2022 chromosome 7, APGP_CSIRO_Lrig_0.1, whole genome shotgun sequence genomic region:
- the LOC124674291 gene encoding beta-glucosidase 16-like isoform X4, with product MGAATGVTAVLLASLAILAPSARGLNRREFPPGFLFGASTSAYQVEGAYLEDGKGLNNWDVFIHTHCREEFDHYADVCFQAFGDRVKFWTTFNEPNLFTKFAYMLGAYPPKRCSPPFGNCHSGNSQQEPYIAAHNILMSHAAAVDNYKKNYQAKQGGLIGIVISMKFYEPLTNNTEDIVAAQRALSFEIHWFLDPIFFGEYPKEMREMLSSNLPEFTPTKKMLLQNRVDFIGVNHYTAIYAKDCISSPCELNTYEGNALVFATGEKDGVRIGKPTALGGFYDVPEGMEQVVKYVNHRYENVPIYVTENGYSEYNNNNMEDMTNDTGRVNYLEGYLSCISSAIRGGAKVRGYFVWSLMDNFEWRFGFTVRFGLYHVDFVTQQRTPKKSAKWYLDFLTGSGPMGEVQTLRAYS from the exons ATGGGCGCGGCGACGGGCGTAACAGCCGTGCTATTGGCGTCGTTGGCGATCCTCGCGCCgtccgctcgggggctcaaccgcCGCGAGTTCCCTCCCGGGTTCCTCTTCGGCGCCTCCACATCTGCTTACCAG GTTGAGGGCGCGTACCTGGAGGACGGCAAAGGTCTCAACAACTGGGATGTCTTCATCCACACGCACTGTag GGAGGAGTTCGATCACTACGCGGACGTGTGCTTCCAGGCGTTTGGTGACCGGGTCAAGTTCTGGACGACGTTCAACGAGCCCAACCTGTTCACCAAGTTCGCCTACATGCTGGGGGCATACCCTCCCAAGCGCTGCTCCCCGCCGTTCGGGAACTGCCACAGTGGGAACTCCCAACAGGAACCGTACATCGCGGCTCACAACATCCTCATGTCTCATGCCGCAGCTGTCGACAACTACAAGAAGAACTATCAG GCGAAACAAGGCGGCTTGATCGGAATTGTGATTTCCATGAAATTTTATGAGCCGCTAACGAATAACACAGAGGATATTGTGGCGGCACAACGTGCATTGTCGTTTGAGATACATTG GTTTTTGGATCCAATATTCTTCGGAGAATATCCCAAAGAAATGCGTGAGATGTTATCGTCAAACTTACCGGAGTTCACCCCAACAAAGAAGATGTTATTGCAAAACAGAGTGGATTTCATTGGTGTAAACCATTATACTGCGATTTACGCTAAGGATTGCATCTCTTCCCCGTGCGAACTTAATACTTACGAGGGAAATGCACTGGTCTTTGCTACAGGTGAAAAAGATGGTGTACGAATTGGAAAACCA ACTGCACTCGGTGGTTTCTATGATGTTCCAGAAGGCATGGAGCAGGTTGTCAAGTATGTCAATCACAGATATGAGAACGTACCTATCTATGTTACCGAGAACG GGTACTCTGAGTACAACAATAACAATATGGAAGACATGACCAATGACACCGGAAGAGTGAACTACCTTGAGGGCTACCTGTCATGTATCTCTTCAGCTATCAG GGGAGGAGCAAAAGTGCGTGGTTACTTCGTGTGGAGTCTTATGGACAACTTCGAGTGGCGCTTCGGTTTCACCGTAAGGTTCGGGCTATACCATGTGGATTTTGTAACGCAACAGAGGACTCCAAAGAAGTCTGCGAAGTGGTACCTAGACTTCCTCACAGGTTCTGGGCCGATGGGCGAAGTGCAGACTCTAAGAGCATATTCCTGA
- the LOC124674291 gene encoding beta-glucosidase 16-like isoform X1: MGAATGVTAVLLASLAILAPSARGLNRREFPPGFLFGASTSAYQVEGAYLEDGKGLNNWDVFIHTHSRDIADGRNGDVADDHYHRYMEDVDIMHNLGVNSYRFSISWARILPRGKFGGINSAGIAFYDHLIDALLQKGIEPFVTLHHFDLPYELETRYGSWLGAGIQCVPLICSTFDYSSTRFGFNLPCSNAREEFDHYADVCFQAFGDRVKFWTTFNEPNLFTKFAYMLGAYPPKRCSPPFGNCHSGNSQQEPYIAAHNILMSHAAAVDNYKKNYQAKQGGLIGIVISMKFYEPLTNNTEDIVAAQRALSFEIHWFLDPIFFGEYPKEMREMLSSNLPEFTPTKKMLLQNRVDFIGVNHYTAIYAKDCISSPCELNTYEGNALVFATGEKDGVRIGKPTALGGFYDVPEGMEQVVKYVNHRYENVPIYVTENGYSEYNNNNMEDMTNDTGRVNYLEGYLSCISSAIRGGAKVRGYFVWSLMDNFEWRFGFTVRFGLYHVDFVTQQRTPKKSAKWYLDFLTGSGPMGEVQTLRAYS; the protein is encoded by the exons ATGGGCGCGGCGACGGGCGTAACAGCCGTGCTATTGGCGTCGTTGGCGATCCTCGCGCCgtccgctcgggggctcaaccgcCGCGAGTTCCCTCCCGGGTTCCTCTTCGGCGCCTCCACATCTGCTTACCAG GTTGAGGGCGCGTACCTGGAGGACGGCAAAGGTCTCAACAACTGGGATGTCTTCATCCACACGCACT CTAGGGATATCGCTGATGGACGGAACGGCGACGTAGCCGACGATCACTACCACCGGTACATG GAAGATGTAGATATCATGCATAATCTGGGCGTCAACTCGTACAGATTCTCGATTTCATGGGCGAGAATCTTGCCAA GAGGCAAGTTTGGAGGCATTAATTCAGCTGGAATAGCGTTCTACGACCACCTGATCGATGCACTCCTGCAGAAAG GGATAGAGCCATTTGTGACGCTGCATCACTTCGATTTGCCGTACGAGCTAGAGACCCGCTACGGCAGCTGGTTGGGCGCTGGGATTCAGTGTGTACCGTTGATCTGTTCCACATTTGACTACAGTTCTACCAGGTTTGGTTTTAATTTACCTTGCTCCAATGCCAGGGAGGAGTTCGATCACTACGCGGACGTGTGCTTCCAGGCGTTTGGTGACCGGGTCAAGTTCTGGACGACGTTCAACGAGCCCAACCTGTTCACCAAGTTCGCCTACATGCTGGGGGCATACCCTCCCAAGCGCTGCTCCCCGCCGTTCGGGAACTGCCACAGTGGGAACTCCCAACAGGAACCGTACATCGCGGCTCACAACATCCTCATGTCTCATGCCGCAGCTGTCGACAACTACAAGAAGAACTATCAG GCGAAACAAGGCGGCTTGATCGGAATTGTGATTTCCATGAAATTTTATGAGCCGCTAACGAATAACACAGAGGATATTGTGGCGGCACAACGTGCATTGTCGTTTGAGATACATTG GTTTTTGGATCCAATATTCTTCGGAGAATATCCCAAAGAAATGCGTGAGATGTTATCGTCAAACTTACCGGAGTTCACCCCAACAAAGAAGATGTTATTGCAAAACAGAGTGGATTTCATTGGTGTAAACCATTATACTGCGATTTACGCTAAGGATTGCATCTCTTCCCCGTGCGAACTTAATACTTACGAGGGAAATGCACTGGTCTTTGCTACAGGTGAAAAAGATGGTGTACGAATTGGAAAACCA ACTGCACTCGGTGGTTTCTATGATGTTCCAGAAGGCATGGAGCAGGTTGTCAAGTATGTCAATCACAGATATGAGAACGTACCTATCTATGTTACCGAGAACG GGTACTCTGAGTACAACAATAACAATATGGAAGACATGACCAATGACACCGGAAGAGTGAACTACCTTGAGGGCTACCTGTCATGTATCTCTTCAGCTATCAG GGGAGGAGCAAAAGTGCGTGGTTACTTCGTGTGGAGTCTTATGGACAACTTCGAGTGGCGCTTCGGTTTCACCGTAAGGTTCGGGCTATACCATGTGGATTTTGTAACGCAACAGAGGACTCCAAAGAAGTCTGCGAAGTGGTACCTAGACTTCCTCACAGGTTCTGGGCCGATGGGCGAAGTGCAGACTCTAAGAGCATATTCCTGA
- the LOC124674291 gene encoding beta-glucosidase 16-like isoform X3 — translation MGAATGVTAVLLASLAILAPSARGLNRREFPPGFLFGASTSAYQVEGAYLEDGKGLNNWDVFIHTHSRDIADGRNGDVADDHYHREEFDHYADVCFQAFGDRVKFWTTFNEPNLFTKFAYMLGAYPPKRCSPPFGNCHSGNSQQEPYIAAHNILMSHAAAVDNYKKNYQAKQGGLIGIVISMKFYEPLTNNTEDIVAAQRALSFEIHWFLDPIFFGEYPKEMREMLSSNLPEFTPTKKMLLQNRVDFIGVNHYTAIYAKDCISSPCELNTYEGNALVFATGEKDGVRIGKPTALGGFYDVPEGMEQVVKYVNHRYENVPIYVTENGYSEYNNNNMEDMTNDTGRVNYLEGYLSCISSAIRGGAKVRGYFVWSLMDNFEWRFGFTVRFGLYHVDFVTQQRTPKKSAKWYLDFLTGSGPMGEVQTLRAYS, via the exons ATGGGCGCGGCGACGGGCGTAACAGCCGTGCTATTGGCGTCGTTGGCGATCCTCGCGCCgtccgctcgggggctcaaccgcCGCGAGTTCCCTCCCGGGTTCCTCTTCGGCGCCTCCACATCTGCTTACCAG GTTGAGGGCGCGTACCTGGAGGACGGCAAAGGTCTCAACAACTGGGATGTCTTCATCCACACGCACT CTAGGGATATCGCTGATGGACGGAACGGCGACGTAGCCGACGATCACTACCACCG GGAGGAGTTCGATCACTACGCGGACGTGTGCTTCCAGGCGTTTGGTGACCGGGTCAAGTTCTGGACGACGTTCAACGAGCCCAACCTGTTCACCAAGTTCGCCTACATGCTGGGGGCATACCCTCCCAAGCGCTGCTCCCCGCCGTTCGGGAACTGCCACAGTGGGAACTCCCAACAGGAACCGTACATCGCGGCTCACAACATCCTCATGTCTCATGCCGCAGCTGTCGACAACTACAAGAAGAACTATCAG GCGAAACAAGGCGGCTTGATCGGAATTGTGATTTCCATGAAATTTTATGAGCCGCTAACGAATAACACAGAGGATATTGTGGCGGCACAACGTGCATTGTCGTTTGAGATACATTG GTTTTTGGATCCAATATTCTTCGGAGAATATCCCAAAGAAATGCGTGAGATGTTATCGTCAAACTTACCGGAGTTCACCCCAACAAAGAAGATGTTATTGCAAAACAGAGTGGATTTCATTGGTGTAAACCATTATACTGCGATTTACGCTAAGGATTGCATCTCTTCCCCGTGCGAACTTAATACTTACGAGGGAAATGCACTGGTCTTTGCTACAGGTGAAAAAGATGGTGTACGAATTGGAAAACCA ACTGCACTCGGTGGTTTCTATGATGTTCCAGAAGGCATGGAGCAGGTTGTCAAGTATGTCAATCACAGATATGAGAACGTACCTATCTATGTTACCGAGAACG GGTACTCTGAGTACAACAATAACAATATGGAAGACATGACCAATGACACCGGAAGAGTGAACTACCTTGAGGGCTACCTGTCATGTATCTCTTCAGCTATCAG GGGAGGAGCAAAAGTGCGTGGTTACTTCGTGTGGAGTCTTATGGACAACTTCGAGTGGCGCTTCGGTTTCACCGTAAGGTTCGGGCTATACCATGTGGATTTTGTAACGCAACAGAGGACTCCAAAGAAGTCTGCGAAGTGGTACCTAGACTTCCTCACAGGTTCTGGGCCGATGGGCGAAGTGCAGACTCTAAGAGCATATTCCTGA
- the LOC124674291 gene encoding beta-glucosidase 16-like isoform X2, with translation MGAATGVTAVLLASLAILAPSARGLNRREFPPGFLFGASTSAYQVEGAYLEDGKGLNNWDVFIHTHSRDIADGRNGDVADDHYHRYMEDVDIMHNLGVNSYRFSISWARILPRGKFGGINSAGIAFYDHLIDALLQKGIEPFVTLHHFDLPYELETRYGSWLGAGIQEEFDHYADVCFQAFGDRVKFWTTFNEPNLFTKFAYMLGAYPPKRCSPPFGNCHSGNSQQEPYIAAHNILMSHAAAVDNYKKNYQAKQGGLIGIVISMKFYEPLTNNTEDIVAAQRALSFEIHWFLDPIFFGEYPKEMREMLSSNLPEFTPTKKMLLQNRVDFIGVNHYTAIYAKDCISSPCELNTYEGNALVFATGEKDGVRIGKPTALGGFYDVPEGMEQVVKYVNHRYENVPIYVTENGYSEYNNNNMEDMTNDTGRVNYLEGYLSCISSAIRGGAKVRGYFVWSLMDNFEWRFGFTVRFGLYHVDFVTQQRTPKKSAKWYLDFLTGSGPMGEVQTLRAYS, from the exons ATGGGCGCGGCGACGGGCGTAACAGCCGTGCTATTGGCGTCGTTGGCGATCCTCGCGCCgtccgctcgggggctcaaccgcCGCGAGTTCCCTCCCGGGTTCCTCTTCGGCGCCTCCACATCTGCTTACCAG GTTGAGGGCGCGTACCTGGAGGACGGCAAAGGTCTCAACAACTGGGATGTCTTCATCCACACGCACT CTAGGGATATCGCTGATGGACGGAACGGCGACGTAGCCGACGATCACTACCACCGGTACATG GAAGATGTAGATATCATGCATAATCTGGGCGTCAACTCGTACAGATTCTCGATTTCATGGGCGAGAATCTTGCCAA GAGGCAAGTTTGGAGGCATTAATTCAGCTGGAATAGCGTTCTACGACCACCTGATCGATGCACTCCTGCAGAAAG GGATAGAGCCATTTGTGACGCTGCATCACTTCGATTTGCCGTACGAGCTAGAGACCCGCTACGGCAGCTGGTTGGGCGCTGGGATTCA GGAGGAGTTCGATCACTACGCGGACGTGTGCTTCCAGGCGTTTGGTGACCGGGTCAAGTTCTGGACGACGTTCAACGAGCCCAACCTGTTCACCAAGTTCGCCTACATGCTGGGGGCATACCCTCCCAAGCGCTGCTCCCCGCCGTTCGGGAACTGCCACAGTGGGAACTCCCAACAGGAACCGTACATCGCGGCTCACAACATCCTCATGTCTCATGCCGCAGCTGTCGACAACTACAAGAAGAACTATCAG GCGAAACAAGGCGGCTTGATCGGAATTGTGATTTCCATGAAATTTTATGAGCCGCTAACGAATAACACAGAGGATATTGTGGCGGCACAACGTGCATTGTCGTTTGAGATACATTG GTTTTTGGATCCAATATTCTTCGGAGAATATCCCAAAGAAATGCGTGAGATGTTATCGTCAAACTTACCGGAGTTCACCCCAACAAAGAAGATGTTATTGCAAAACAGAGTGGATTTCATTGGTGTAAACCATTATACTGCGATTTACGCTAAGGATTGCATCTCTTCCCCGTGCGAACTTAATACTTACGAGGGAAATGCACTGGTCTTTGCTACAGGTGAAAAAGATGGTGTACGAATTGGAAAACCA ACTGCACTCGGTGGTTTCTATGATGTTCCAGAAGGCATGGAGCAGGTTGTCAAGTATGTCAATCACAGATATGAGAACGTACCTATCTATGTTACCGAGAACG GGTACTCTGAGTACAACAATAACAATATGGAAGACATGACCAATGACACCGGAAGAGTGAACTACCTTGAGGGCTACCTGTCATGTATCTCTTCAGCTATCAG GGGAGGAGCAAAAGTGCGTGGTTACTTCGTGTGGAGTCTTATGGACAACTTCGAGTGGCGCTTCGGTTTCACCGTAAGGTTCGGGCTATACCATGTGGATTTTGTAACGCAACAGAGGACTCCAAAGAAGTCTGCGAAGTGGTACCTAGACTTCCTCACAGGTTCTGGGCCGATGGGCGAAGTGCAGACTCTAAGAGCATATTCCTGA